The following coding sequences lie in one Stigmatopora nigra isolate UIUO_SnigA chromosome 4, RoL_Snig_1.1, whole genome shotgun sequence genomic window:
- the stx2b gene encoding syntaxin-2, protein MKDRLVELTVSTSSAEEDVAVCVDRDGFMEGFFRRVEEVRGLIERIHHQVEDVKKMHSMILSAPHPDDRTKEQLNALTNDIKGNANVVRTKLKSMEQNIPQDDAANRASVDFRIQKTQHTVLSRKFVEVMTQYNETQVSFRERSKGRIQRQLEITGRVTTNEELEDMLESGIPSIFTSDIISDSKITRQAAFEIESRHQDIIQLESSIRELHAMFMDMAMLVETQGEMVNNIENNVSNATEYICRAKEETKKAVRYQKKSRRKYIILAFVLLILLAIVALIVGLSVGLTKPPV, encoded by the exons ATGAAGGATCGACTGGTTGAGCTGACTGTT AGCACAAGTTCAGCGGAGGAGGATGTGGCAGTCTGTGTGGATCGAGATGGTTTCATGGAGGGCTTCTTTAGGAGG GTGGAGGAGGTTCGAGGGCTCATTGAGAGGATACACCATCAAGTGGAAGATGTCAAGAAGATGCATAGCATGATTTTGTCGGCACCCCACCCAGATGACA GGACAAAGGAGCAATTAAACGCACTAACCAACGACATTAAAGGAAACGCCAACGTAGTGCGAACCAAACTCAAAT CCATGGAGCAAAATATACCTCAAGATGATGCGGCTAACAGAGCCTCGGTTGACTTCAGGATACAAAAAACACAG CACACGGTATTGTCCAGAAAGTTTGTAGAGGTCATGACCCAGTACAATGAGACGCAAGTTTCTTTTCGGGAGCGAAGCAAAGGACGTATTCAAAGACAACTTGAAATAA CAGGACGAGTGACCACCAATGAAGAACTAGAAGACATGCTTGAGAGTGGAATCCCTTCCATCTTCACTTCTGAT ATCATTTCAGACTCCAAGATCACACGTCAGGCTGCATTTGAAATAGAGTCACGACATCAAGATATCATCCAACTGGAGTCCAGCATCAGGGAATTACACGCCATGTTTATGGATATGGCAATGCTAGTCGAAACTCag gGCGAAATGGTCAACAACATTGAAAACAATGTTTCCAATGCAACCGAATACATTTGTCGTGCtaaagaagaaacaaaaaaagctgttaGATACCAGAAAAAATCCAGAAGG aaatatATCATCCTTGCCTTCGTTCTCCTGATCCTTCTCGCCATTGTTGCCCTGATTGTTGGTTTATCCGTCGGTTTAACCAAACCTCCTGTTTGA